In one Plasmodium falciparum 3D7 genome assembly, chromosome: 14 genomic region, the following are encoded:
- a CDS encoding leucine-rich repeat protein produces MNETYNESRNDVDSSLRILSILKISSIIKDGDISNCKELILKNRNIEECEELYQMKNLQKIDLSENKLKDLKMVEMNLNLQQIILQKNIIDNINYLNNINNLTYLNLSYNKIKIIDHICQLKNIKTLILAYNEIEKVPNLSSLQNLEVLILKNNMIEKFTKPAKEMRHLKKISLSFNKIREFYFGSHFSQIYELRLNNNKLINISKDIIYMTNLKLLCIQNNFIINQDFLNYLSQLNYLKNIVLSDNPFFKKMNVHLLNELIKKLKYLKNINFVPIPPNRKFVNFPFDSSKKNNFLNDENLNHMDCKPKFEQETKHYKKKILPVNKNSHNIFKKKERN; encoded by the coding sequence ATATAATGAATCAAGGAACGATGTCGATTCAAGTTTGAGGATATTaagtattttaaaaatatcatcAATTATTAAAGATGGAGATATATCTAATTGTAAAGagttaattttaaaaaatagaaatatagAAGAATGCGAAGAATTAtatcaaatgaaaaatttacaaaaaattgATTTAAGCGAGAATAAATTAAAGGATTTAAAGATGGTTGAAATGAATTTAAATTTACAACAAATAATACtacaaaagaatataatagataatataaattatttaaataatataaataacttgacatatttaaatttgtcctataataaaattaaaataatagatCATATTTgccaattaaaaaatattaagacATTAATATTAGCATATAATGAAATAGAAAAGGTTCCGAATTTATCAAGTTTACAAAATTTAGaagtattaatattaaaaaataatatgatagaAAAATTTACGAAACCAGCTAAAGAAATGAGAcatcttaaaaaaatatccctctcttttaataaaataagagaATTCTATTTTGGTTCTCATTTTTCTCAAATATACGAATTAAggttaaataataacaagctaataaatattagcaaggatattatatatatgacaaaTTTAAAACTTTTatgtatacaaaataattttattataaatcaagattttttaaattatttaagtcaattaaattatttaaaaaatatcgtACTTTCAGATAAtcccttttttaaaaaaatgaatgttcatttattaaatgaattaatcaaaaaattaaaatatttaaaaaatatcaacTTTGTTCCAATACCTCCAAATAGGAAATTTGTAAATTTTCCTTTTGAttcatcaaaaaaaaataatttcttaaatgatgaaaatttaaATCATATGGATTGTAAACCAAAATTTGAGCAAGAAACAAAacactataaaaaaaaaatactacCAGTCAACAAAAATAGTCACaatatttttaagaaaaaagagAGAAACTAa